A genomic window from Lotus japonicus ecotype B-129 chromosome 1, LjGifu_v1.2 includes:
- the LOC130746556 gene encoding two-component response regulator-like APRR5 isoform X2: MYEAVTSGEKVVVVEEEKRREEEEEGSGGGELKGLMRWEKFLPKMVLRVLLVEADDSTRQIIAALLRKCNFKVAAVPDGLKAWEILKGRPRNFDLILTEVDLPAISGYALLTLIMEHETCKNIPVIMMSSQDSVSTVYKCMLRGAADYLVKPLRKNELRNLWQHVWRRQSSTASVNAPQDESVAQQKVEATAENNAASNRSGGDAACIQRNKELIEKGSDAQSSCTKPELEAESSPVNDMQEFSPLKCGEAHPSGARTQDVDTCIQLGQTSITHDTHVGGLTAPICKNGETSTANVKDGDPEHFWSTSNSVNSTGMFDFSPQLDLSLRGSHASNFDKELTEERHTLMHSNASAFKRYTNRQLEASPAVLSNFFNQLREQRTNNEKIVSHVATGCNSDCSTPSMQRCMLSSAAAQSKESELATSHSNQGHSLPIPVKGVRFNDLHTAYGSSLPPVFQTQSGPSPMPSSVLLLEPNFQVNAFYQSNGNENSSEQLREHRGPYGNSNQEHIVYPQEHRSERAEDRGYISPATDQSVSSNFCNGNANHLNSNGYGNNCVSSSRADQVATVRAASDGKHEDLTNNGYTHRSIQREAALNKFRLKRKERCYEKKVRYESRKKLAEQRPRVKGQFVRQANPDPLAAEQDGQEYDQ; this comes from the exons ATGTATGAAGCGGTGACGAGTGgcgagaaggtggtggtggtggaggaggagaagcggagggaggaggaagaggaagggaGTGGAGGTGGTGAATTGAAGGGGTTGATGAGGTGGGAGAAGTTTTTGCCGAAAATGGTTCTGAGAGTGCTTTTGGTTGAAGCTGATGATTCTACAAGGCAGATTATAGCGGCGCTTCTCAGGAAATGCAACTTTAAAG TGGCTGCTGTTCCTGATGGCTTGAAGGCATGGGAAATACTCAAGGGAAGACCGAGGAATTTCGATCTAATACTGACTGAAGTGGATTTGCCAGCCATATCTGGTTATGCTCTTCTGACATTGATTATGGAGCATGAGACTTGCAAAAACATCCCTGTCATAA TGATGTCCTCACAAGATTCAGTTAGCACGGTATATAAATGCATGTTGAGAGGTGCTGCTGACTATCTTGTTAAGCCCCTTAGAAAGAATGAGCTGAGGAATTTGTGGCAGCATGTTTGGAGAAGACAATCT TCAACCGCCAGCGTAAATGCTCCTCAAGATGAGAGTGTTGCACAGCAAAAGGTTGAAGCCACTGCCGAAAACAATGCTGCTAGTAATCGTTCAGGCGGCGATGCTGCTTGCATTCAGAGAAATAAGGAATTAATTGAGAAAGGAAGTGATGCACAG AGTTCATGTACGAAGCCTGAATTGGAAGCTGAGAGTAGTCCTGTCAATGACATGCAAGAATTTTCACCACTGAAATGTGGTGAAGCACATCCAAGTGGAGCAAGGACACAAGATGTGGACACATGCATCCAGTTAGGCCAGACATCCATCACACATGACACTCATGTAGGAG GATTAACTGCACCTATCTGCAAAAATGGCGAGACAAGCACGGCCAATGTCAAGGATGGTGATCCAGAGCATTTTTGGAGCACTAGCAACAGTG TTAATTCCACTGGGATGTTTGACTTTTCTCCTCAATTGGATCTTTCCCTAAGAGGATCTCATGCCAGCAACTTTGACAAGGAACTCACAGAAGAAAGGCACACCCTCATGCATTCAAATGCTTCAGCTTTCAAGCG GTATACTAACAGGCAACTGGAAGCCTCACCTGCAGTGTTAAGTAACTTCTTCAATCAACTAAGAGAACAGAGAACAAATAATGAGAAAATTGTCTCCCACGTTGCTACCGGCTGCAACTCAGATTGTTCAACACCTAGTATGCAAAGATGTATGTTGTCTTCAGCTGCAGCCCAGTCAAAAGAATCTGAGCTTGCAACTTCACACTCCAACCAAGGGCATTCTCTCCCAATTCCTGTAAAGGGCGTAAGGTTCAATGATCTACATACAGCCTATGGTTCTTCACTTCCTCCAGTCTTTCAAACGCAGTCAGGTCCATCACCAATGCCGAGTTCAGTTCTGCTCCTTGAGCCAAACTTCCAAGTAAATGCATTTTACCAGTCAAACGGGAATGAAAACAGTTCAGAGCAGCTACGTGAACATCGGGGTCCATATGGAAACAGCAACCAAGAGCACATTGTGTACCCACAAGAACACAGGTCCGAACGCGCAGAGGATCGAGGGTATATCTCCCCTGCAACTGATCAAAGTGTATCGAGCAATTTCTGTAATGGAAATGCAAACCATCTTAACAGCAATGGTTATGGAAACAATTGTGTAAGTAGCAGCCGTGCTGATCAAGTTGCCACTGTCAGAGCAGCTTCAGATGGTAAGCATGAAGACCTCACAAACAACGGATATACCCATCGATCTATCCAAAGGGAAGCAGCTCTGAACAAGTTCCGCTTGAAACGGAAAGAGAGATGCTATGAGAAGAAG GTTCGATATGAGAGCAGAAAGAAATTAGCAGAGCAACGTCCCAGAGTGAAAGGACAATTTGTTCGTCAAGCGAATCCTGATCCTCTTGCTGCAGAACAAGATGGCCAAGAATATGATCAATAG
- the LOC130746556 gene encoding two-component response regulator-like APRR5 isoform X1, whose amino-acid sequence MYEAVTSGEKVVVVEEEKRREEEEEGSGGGELKGLMRWEKFLPKMVLRVLLVEADDSTRQIIAALLRKCNFKVAAVPDGLKAWEILKGRPRNFDLILTEVDLPAISGYALLTLIMEHETCKNIPVIMMSSQDSVSTVYKCMLRGAADYLVKPLRKNELRNLWQHVWRRQSSTASVNAPQDESVAQQKVEATAENNAASNRSGGDAACIQRNKELIEKGSDAQSSCTKPELEAESSPVNDMQEFSPLKCGEAHPSGARTQDVDTCIQLGQTSITHDTHVGGLTAPICKNGETSTANVKDGDPEHFWSTSNSGEAHDRHFVQINSSREAIDLIGAFHTHPNCTLKNSTVNSTGMFDFSPQLDLSLRGSHASNFDKELTEERHTLMHSNASAFKRYTNRQLEASPAVLSNFFNQLREQRTNNEKIVSHVATGCNSDCSTPSMQRCMLSSAAAQSKESELATSHSNQGHSLPIPVKGVRFNDLHTAYGSSLPPVFQTQSGPSPMPSSVLLLEPNFQVNAFYQSNGNENSSEQLREHRGPYGNSNQEHIVYPQEHRSERAEDRGYISPATDQSVSSNFCNGNANHLNSNGYGNNCVSSSRADQVATVRAASDGKHEDLTNNGYTHRSIQREAALNKFRLKRKERCYEKKVRYESRKKLAEQRPRVKGQFVRQANPDPLAAEQDGQEYDQ is encoded by the exons ATGTATGAAGCGGTGACGAGTGgcgagaaggtggtggtggtggaggaggagaagcggagggaggaggaagaggaagggaGTGGAGGTGGTGAATTGAAGGGGTTGATGAGGTGGGAGAAGTTTTTGCCGAAAATGGTTCTGAGAGTGCTTTTGGTTGAAGCTGATGATTCTACAAGGCAGATTATAGCGGCGCTTCTCAGGAAATGCAACTTTAAAG TGGCTGCTGTTCCTGATGGCTTGAAGGCATGGGAAATACTCAAGGGAAGACCGAGGAATTTCGATCTAATACTGACTGAAGTGGATTTGCCAGCCATATCTGGTTATGCTCTTCTGACATTGATTATGGAGCATGAGACTTGCAAAAACATCCCTGTCATAA TGATGTCCTCACAAGATTCAGTTAGCACGGTATATAAATGCATGTTGAGAGGTGCTGCTGACTATCTTGTTAAGCCCCTTAGAAAGAATGAGCTGAGGAATTTGTGGCAGCATGTTTGGAGAAGACAATCT TCAACCGCCAGCGTAAATGCTCCTCAAGATGAGAGTGTTGCACAGCAAAAGGTTGAAGCCACTGCCGAAAACAATGCTGCTAGTAATCGTTCAGGCGGCGATGCTGCTTGCATTCAGAGAAATAAGGAATTAATTGAGAAAGGAAGTGATGCACAG AGTTCATGTACGAAGCCTGAATTGGAAGCTGAGAGTAGTCCTGTCAATGACATGCAAGAATTTTCACCACTGAAATGTGGTGAAGCACATCCAAGTGGAGCAAGGACACAAGATGTGGACACATGCATCCAGTTAGGCCAGACATCCATCACACATGACACTCATGTAGGAG GATTAACTGCACCTATCTGCAAAAATGGCGAGACAAGCACGGCCAATGTCAAGGATGGTGATCCAGAGCATTTTTGGAGCACTAGCAACAGTGGTGAGGCTCATGACAGACACTTTGTTCAAATTAACTCTTCTAGGGAAGCTATTGACTTGATTGGAGCATTCCATACTCATCCAAACTGCACTCTAAAAAATTCCACAGTTAATTCCACTGGGATGTTTGACTTTTCTCCTCAATTGGATCTTTCCCTAAGAGGATCTCATGCCAGCAACTTTGACAAGGAACTCACAGAAGAAAGGCACACCCTCATGCATTCAAATGCTTCAGCTTTCAAGCG GTATACTAACAGGCAACTGGAAGCCTCACCTGCAGTGTTAAGTAACTTCTTCAATCAACTAAGAGAACAGAGAACAAATAATGAGAAAATTGTCTCCCACGTTGCTACCGGCTGCAACTCAGATTGTTCAACACCTAGTATGCAAAGATGTATGTTGTCTTCAGCTGCAGCCCAGTCAAAAGAATCTGAGCTTGCAACTTCACACTCCAACCAAGGGCATTCTCTCCCAATTCCTGTAAAGGGCGTAAGGTTCAATGATCTACATACAGCCTATGGTTCTTCACTTCCTCCAGTCTTTCAAACGCAGTCAGGTCCATCACCAATGCCGAGTTCAGTTCTGCTCCTTGAGCCAAACTTCCAAGTAAATGCATTTTACCAGTCAAACGGGAATGAAAACAGTTCAGAGCAGCTACGTGAACATCGGGGTCCATATGGAAACAGCAACCAAGAGCACATTGTGTACCCACAAGAACACAGGTCCGAACGCGCAGAGGATCGAGGGTATATCTCCCCTGCAACTGATCAAAGTGTATCGAGCAATTTCTGTAATGGAAATGCAAACCATCTTAACAGCAATGGTTATGGAAACAATTGTGTAAGTAGCAGCCGTGCTGATCAAGTTGCCACTGTCAGAGCAGCTTCAGATGGTAAGCATGAAGACCTCACAAACAACGGATATACCCATCGATCTATCCAAAGGGAAGCAGCTCTGAACAAGTTCCGCTTGAAACGGAAAGAGAGATGCTATGAGAAGAAG GTTCGATATGAGAGCAGAAAGAAATTAGCAGAGCAACGTCCCAGAGTGAAAGGACAATTTGTTCGTCAAGCGAATCCTGATCCTCTTGCTGCAGAACAAGATGGCCAAGAATATGATCAATAG